In the Mycolicibacterium thermoresistibile genome, one interval contains:
- a CDS encoding acyl-CoA dehydrogenase family protein, which yields MDFALSAKAQDYCERLTEFMTEFVFPAEPEYDRYREEKGPNDFTVPPIVEELKVKARERGLWNLFLPPVSGLTNLEYAALAEISGWSTVIAPEAINCAAPDTGNMETLHLFANEQQRKQWLEPLLNGEIRSAFAMTEPAVASSDARNIETTMLRDGDHYVINGRKWWITGAADPRCKILIVMGRTNPDAASHQQQSMILVPADTPGVDIRRSLPVFGWQDQHGHCEIVFDNVRVPVENLLGEEGAGFAIAQARLGPGRIHHCMRALGAAERALALMVDRVQKRVAFGKPLAEQGVVREAIAKSRNEIDQARMLCHKAAWTIDQLGNKHKEAQVQVAQIKAVAPTVACNVIDRAIQVHGGAGVSDDFPLARLYAWHRAMRLFDGPDEVHMRTIARAELGKEKSPLAAAAIKVSSS from the coding sequence ATGGACTTCGCGTTGTCGGCTAAAGCTCAGGATTATTGCGAACGTTTGACCGAGTTCATGACGGAGTTCGTGTTCCCGGCCGAACCCGAGTACGACCGATACCGCGAGGAAAAGGGCCCCAACGACTTCACGGTGCCGCCCATCGTGGAGGAGCTGAAGGTCAAGGCCAGGGAACGGGGGCTGTGGAACCTCTTCCTGCCGCCGGTCTCCGGGCTGACCAACCTGGAGTACGCGGCGCTGGCCGAGATCTCCGGCTGGAGCACCGTGATCGCCCCCGAGGCGATCAACTGCGCCGCCCCCGACACCGGCAACATGGAGACCCTGCACCTGTTCGCCAACGAGCAGCAGCGCAAGCAGTGGCTGGAACCGCTGCTCAACGGGGAGATCCGCAGCGCATTCGCGATGACCGAGCCGGCCGTCGCCTCCAGCGACGCCCGCAACATCGAGACCACCATGCTGCGCGACGGCGACCACTACGTCATCAACGGTCGCAAGTGGTGGATCACCGGCGCCGCCGACCCGCGCTGCAAGATCCTCATCGTCATGGGCCGCACCAATCCGGATGCGGCGAGCCATCAGCAGCAGTCGATGATCCTGGTGCCGGCCGACACCCCCGGCGTGGACATCAGGCGGTCACTGCCGGTGTTCGGCTGGCAGGACCAGCACGGCCACTGCGAGATCGTGTTCGACAACGTCCGGGTGCCGGTCGAGAACCTGCTCGGTGAGGAGGGCGCCGGCTTCGCGATCGCCCAGGCCCGGCTGGGTCCGGGCCGCATCCACCACTGCATGCGCGCCCTGGGCGCCGCCGAACGCGCCCTGGCGCTGATGGTCGACCGGGTGCAGAAACGTGTCGCGTTCGGTAAGCCGCTGGCCGAGCAGGGTGTGGTGCGCGAGGCGATCGCGAAGTCCCGCAATGAGATCGACCAGGCCAGGATGCTGTGCCACAAGGCCGCCTGGACCATCGACCAGCTCGGCAACAAGCACAAGGAAGCGCAGGTGCAGGTGGCGCAGATCAAGGCCGTCGCACCCACGGTGGCGTGCAACGTGATCGACCGGGCCATCCAGGTGCACGGCGGCGCCGGGGTGTCCGACGACTTCCCGCTGGCCCGGCTGTACGCGTGGCACCGGGCGATGCGGCTGTTCGACGGGCCGGACGAGGTGCACATGCGCACCATCGCCCGCGCCGAGCTGGGTAAGGAGAAGTCGCCGCTGGCCGCGGCCGCGATCAAGGTGAGCAGCTCCTGA